From the genome of Halichoerus grypus chromosome X, mHalGry1.hap1.1, whole genome shotgun sequence:
AACcttataaaaaaggaagaccACATTAAACAACCTTATGTCAATTATTTGGAGGAGAGCTTTCCAATGGAGAGTTCTATCCATTGGAGGGTGTAGGAAATCCATATCTGGCacgaaaataagaaataatgccAGTAGTCCCTTCTTTTGAAGCCCTGTACAGCTCCATAGAAGGTCAGACAAGAACGCTGTTGGGTCTGTTTTCCAGCTTTAATTCTATGTTGTCTCTCTTTACTCCCATCCTTTCTTTTCACCTTTAGATTCCTTATGGGAGACAGTATGACAAGGCATGGCTAGTGAATTCAATCCAGAGTCATTGCAGTGTCCCCTTCACTCCAGTGGATGTAAGAGAGGATGGTGAAGCCAGATGAGTGGGCACAgggaagtgggggcggggggagcccactgagcaggaagactCTCTCCTCCAAAATTATTTGTTGCTTCCCCCTCCTGCAGTTTCACTACGTGAGAAACCAGGCTCGGTTCTTTGTCCAGGATGTTGGCACTGCCTCTGCATTGAAGGATGTCAGCTACAAGATTTGTGACGAGGAGAACCAAAAGGTATGTGTTGAGGGCATTACTTCTACCTAGTCCCGGGGCAGGaggacagggcaggggctggTCGTTGTCTTTGGGATGAAAGTTCTTGGTGCTGACCCCACGTCTCCTTCCTGCAGATATCTATCTTTGTCAATCCTTCTACTGTACCCTACTCTGTGCGGTATAAGTTGGAGCCAGAAGAAATGGAGCAGCTAAAGGTAATGCAGACTCAAGGTCCATTGtgcccacacccacacccacctcttcttcctccagcccctgatTTCCCTATCCCCACCAGAGCCTCCCAGTGGctttctccatccctctctgCAGCTGACCATGAACAAACGCTATGACATCTTCCAGCAAGCTCTTGACCTCCAGTGTCTCCGCTTTGACCCAGGTACACTTGACAGCAGTAATTCTAGGGTGGGTGAGGATACAGGGATCTACCTGGGAGGGAGACTGAGGGATGGTGATGTGAGGAGGGATTGGTGCTGGCCCTGGACCCCTCTCAGCCTTCTGATTGCTTCCTCTCGGCTTCCTGAAGACTTGGTGGGCCATGATATAGATATGATCCTGAATCGAAGAAACTGCATGGCTGCCACCTTGCAGATCATTGAAGAGAATTATCCCAAGGTGAGGCCTTAGGCCCAGCGCTGTTATTAATGGTAGGGGGTGGAACTCATGGGGTGGAGGACAGATTTGTCTCTGAGGCCCTAGATGGTAACTGTCACTCTAACTCTTCTTCACCAACAGCTGTTGTCCTTGAACTTGAGCAGCAACAAACTGTACGGGCTGGATGGCCTGTCTGACATTGTACAGATGGTCCCCACAGTCAAGATCCTGAATCTCTCCAAAAATGAGGTGAGAAGAGGGAGCCAGATCAAAGTTGGGGTTGACAGTGAGTGGTAGTGCTCATCAGAGTGATGACAGGAGGCGGGAGAAAGTACCTGTGTGGAaacgtgggggctgggggtgcaggggCCTATGTGTCTCTCTTTCCCTGGGACTCCTTTCCACTTTCTTCCCCATATTTTTCAGCTGAACTTGGTGTGGGAGTTAAACAAGATGAAAGGGCTGGATCTTGAAGAGCTTTGGCTAGAAGGGAACCCCTTGTGTGACACCTTTCCAGACCAGTCCACCTACATAAGGTCAGTGTGAACACCTCTCACACATCCTGGGAACCTTTGGTTCTGGGAGCCTGAACTGTCCCTGAGAATGCATGTATGCAGGAAGTTGCAACCCTGGTCCTCTAGGACCATAAGTCccaccttctcctctctctgtgtccttCACCTGTAAGGAGTTTCCTTCCTCTGACCTGCTCACCTGTTCTCCTGGTCTGGGGTCTGTTTCTACCTCTCTGCagccagtgttcttttttttttttttctttttttaaaatgatctttttaaaatttttttatttaaattcaatttagttaaaatTTAGTGTGTTATTAttttcaagggtagaatttagtgattcatcagttgcatataacacccagggctcattacatgaAGTGCCCTCCTTATGCATTCAGTGTTCCTTAGCATGCCCTCCGAGAGTGTGCTCCAAGAAACAaggctcctcctcctcaccaggaCCAGGAGCGACCAGTCTTGAGCCAGATATTGGTGCTTTGGACTGAGAATGGTCCTCCAGTCCAGGGCCTCATGCTGAGACAGGCCTTCCTACCCCTTGCTGAGATTGGTTTTCCCTCACTTGTTCTGAGAGGGGACCTCCTTCCCTTGCTCCAAAAGGGTTGCCCTCTCTAATCTCAGGCTGCCATGGTGGCTTTCCTGCCCTATGCTGAGGGCCGAGGTCCTGGGGGACTGCCATCATGACATCCATTCCTCTGACCCAATGTCAAGAGCAAGGTCCTCCTTGGGAGAAACCAGGGTTCCCTGAGTCAAGGGGCCAGAAATTGGTGACTGCCAGTGAGCAGAGGGCTTCCTGAGGcaggagtggaaggcagagggcagaggtgcTTGAGAGGACAGAAAGACTGCTGACTGGGTCTGGAAATCTCATCTGAGGTCCAgacctcccttccctccacacATTACATCAACGCGATTGATCCTTCAGAGAAGTCCTGGGTAGCCCAGCACAGGTATGATTCCTCAGGCTAGGAACCGACTGAGACAGGCACAGTGCACAGGGGCCATCAGGAGGGAAGGCGGTGATCATAAGAGGGGACCACAGACCCTCAGCCCCATGCTGACCTTGGGCTTGACCCTCTACTCCCTCTGGGAAAGGTCTCCTGGCCCTGTGGCTGCCTCATTCCCCATGCCCAGCTCAGACTGAGCTCACACAGGTGACAAAGTTTCAACCAGCATGCAATGGGCCCCCAGCCCAACACCTGCAATGTTTTCCATTCTACGTCGGATGCCAGGGCCAGCCAGGGCAGATGAAGGAAAGGACTGCAGGCAGAGAGCcatttcccccttctcctctcttcctccctgacCCCCAGCACCATGGTAgagcttctttcccttccctttgctttgccttctcttcctcctttgtctCTGGTTCCCCTATgtctctcccacctctcccctcctacCTTCATCCCCTCTTCTGTCTTCATCCCCCTACCTCTCCCTCCTTACCTCCTGGGCCTTGCCTCACTCACCTCCCTACCCCAGCATCCTGGGCTATCCCTGGGGGGATATCATGGTCCTGCAGCATGTTGGACCCCTAATGAGGTAGTAGAGCGCTGGACTCCCACTCCATTCCCACTTTCTGGAGTCTTCAGTGGGGacttggaggaaggaagggaggcaggaagggaggctCAGCCTTAGAGCCTGAGCTctaaattttgtttcttgtggCACTGAAGAAGGGAGTCAGGGCCATCTAGGTGGGAGCTACCCAGTAGaaaggagaggcagggaagggagggaaagtgTAGGAGGAAGGCTTTGCAACCCTGACCTATCAGTCACTTCTTTCTATTTTGGATTTTGGACAGTGCCATCATGGATTGTTTTCCTAAGTTGTTGCGCCTGGTAAGTGACTACATTCATCATTGTCTCTTACTAACATTGATCACCACCACACCTGCCCTCAAGCCCTTTGGGCCTTGCTTAGATTACAGGTTTGTGTCAGAACCTTAACCATTTTAGGGGACCAGGACTCCtgaaaaaaacatgaatatgtTCCCTggaaaaatgtacacacacacacacacaagttgcATATAATAGTAAATACTTTCAGGACATCATGATGAAGACACTCACGGTAATCTTGTCCATGTAATTTCCAGGGCTCGTTCATACCTaacctctgaccctcaccctctCTTGGGCTCATCTTTCTCCCTGATCATCCAGGGGAAGACCACCTCCCTGGTCTCCACTGCTgacttcttcttcccttctccagGATGGCCAGGAGTTATCACCACCAATTATCATTGATAATGACACACCCTGCTTGATAAAGCCCTGCAAGGTGAGGGAAAATTGATCAACAACATTTGGGCTATTACAAGGGAGGCTTTATCAGCCACATAATCTCAAATGTCTTTTGATTCCAGGAAAGTTACAAAGGATCTGATGCAATGAAGAGTCTAGTCATGCAATTCCTGCAGCAGTAAGTACTCCTGGGAATCTGGGGAAGGGGTTGGCTAGGGTGGGTGAGGCCACCCAAGCTCAGGACTGCTGACTGGGTCTGGAAATCTCATCTGAGGTCCAGACCACAGAGATAGACTGTCCTCATTACTCTCCCACAGGTACTACTTGATCTATGACTCTGGAGACCGTCAGGGTCTCCTCGATGCCTACCATgatgaggcctgcttctccctggccATTCCCTTCAACCCCGAGGACCCAGCCCTGTGAGTAGCAAAGCTCCAACTCTGCTCCTGGGTCCTGTGGCTCCCCAGTGGATACAGGGAAGCTCCTGGAAATACCCACACTGGCCAGACCACCACcttctgttcctctttctctgctagAAGCAGCTTGTACAAGTACTTCAAGAAAAGCAGGAATATGAAGAAGCCGAAGGAACCCTGTGCGTGTGTGATGAGGAAGATTGGGCAGGGAAAGGGGGTGTGCAGGGGTAATTATAGGGCTCAGGGTGTGGCAGCCCTTGATCTTcgctttcttctcctccccccataGCCCTGTGTGTTCAGCCACTGAAGCATAGAAAACATAACATCGTGCGCTCCCTCTGTGTGCTGCCCAAAACACAGCATGACCGCAGCTCCTTCTTGGTGGACATGTGGTTCCAGACGGTGAGCACCGGCTTCCTCCCAAGGGCAGCCCCAGAAAGCTATGGATGGGTAGGAAGTTTAGGTGACTTAGCACCTGGGCCCTTCCCTTTCAGGAGACGATGCTCTGCTTCTCTGTTAACGGGGTGTTCAAGGAAGGTGAGTGTGCATTGGGCCCCTCCCCAGTTGCCCCActgctccctccctgctggcTGGGCTCCCTCTCAGAACTGTCCCAGCTTCCCTgatccctttccttctcttcctattCCTGTTGTGTTCTCCTCCCTCCACTCTGTCCCCAAACCATCCTGGTCTGAACCGGGTCTATGCCTGTCTGCCCCACACAGCTTGGGCATTAGGGACACAGTCTGTTTCCCTAATGAGTTTCATGGCTGTCATCCCAGATCCTTATTCTGAGAACTACCTGGGGTGGTTACTTAACCTCTAAGTTTCCTCGTTtgcaaaatggggctaataacaCCCACCTCTCGGGCAGCTGtgaaaaatgaatcaaatgaatTTGTGAAGTGGTTGTCACACCACCTGTCACATAGTAGAGGCCTTGTCACTGGGAGCAGATTGTTCCTACTGTTGCCATCCCCATACCAGACACCCCGACTCCCAGTGAACAATTATCCCCTTCAGCATGAGTATCAAGTCAGACCCTGACTGGGAACACTGTGTGGGCATGTGAAGCATGTGCAACTCTAATGGGGTATTGTTGTTTGTTGTTAAAGTGGAGGGAAAGTCTCAGGGTTCTGTTCGTGCCTTCACCCGGACCTTCATCGTTACCCCTGCCGGCAGTTCCAGGTGAGTGCTACGTTGTAGGTGGGAATGCTCGTCCCAGCCTGGGCTCAGGGGTGTGGGAACGTGGTGGTGAAGACATCTTGGTTTTCTCAGTATTGTGGGAAGCCAACAGGTAGATCCAAGGAGCGGTCCGGTCTGGTGGTTAAGAACGTGGGCTCTGGAGTTAGAGCACTGGGTTCTCTTCTTGACCCCAGCACTCACTGGGTGCATGTGATCTTGGTTAAGTCACATGACCTCTCTGTGACTCAttgtcttccttggaaaatggGGATTAGACTGTCCATTCCCTTGAGCTATTGTAAGGGATAAATGTGGGTGTAAAATCATCCCTGGGTTGCAGGTTAAGTACACATCTAGTGAGGCTGGTAGACAGTCCCTACAAAGGTGGGCTCtgtgggaggggtggaggcacCAGCCAAGGaatctgggggcagggggcaggcacaGTAGAAGTATGGAAGGAATCTGGTTGCTGAGTGGCCGTGGGAGCAGGATCATTGTTGGGGATGTGGAGTTGTACATTCATCCACTTGTCTGAGGGCCCACTTTCCCTTCAGTCTTTGCATCGTGAATGATGAGCTGTTTGTGAGAGATGCCACCCCCACTGAGACTCAGAGTGCATTCTCCAACCAAGAGCCTACACTGACCTCCAGCTCCATGCCCACCCTCTCCCAGGAGCAGCAGGAAATGGTGCATGCTTTCTCCACTCAGTCTGGGATGAAACTCGAGTGGTCTGAGAAGTGAGTGTTGGGTGTACATGGGAAGAAGGGTGAGTTGGGACAGCGACTTGGGTGGGGGAGCGTGAATCGAAATTCAcaggaaatttggggaaaaaaaaggaaagaaagtgggCCCATGGAAAAGGTATCATACTATTATATAtgtgaaggatttaaaaaatagtataatgcTTGATGACATtgtcttatatatagaaaatctgaaagaatctgccaaaaagctactagaactaaaAAACATAGCAGGGTTACAGGATAAAAGACCAATATACAAAactcatttgcatttctgtgtacTTGCAATGAGCAGtcccaaaatgaaattaagacaacaaccccatttacaatagcatcaaagtagtaaaatatttggaaacaaatgTAACAAAAGAGGCACAAATCTTATACTCTGAAATCCATAAACATTGtcgaaaaaaattaaataaatggaaagatatcccatttCCATGGGTTGGAATATTGCTAAAtggcttaatattgttaagatggcagtaatacctagagcaatctacagattcaacacaatccctgtCAGAATCCTTCTctgcaaaaattgacaaggttATCCTAAACTTCATATGTAAGTGCACCAAAACTATCTcgagagaaaagaacaaagttagaggactcaCACTCCCTAATCTCAAAACTTGCTACAAAGGTACAGTAATCAGGACTATGTGGTGCTGGCATATGGACAGTGCATGAATCAATGGAGTAGAATTGAGAGTCCacaaataaaccctcacatttatggtcaattgattgtCAATGAGAGTGCTGAAAAAAATCTGTTGGGAAAAAAATTAGTCTTTTCAGCAAGTGGTATGGGGACAACAGGATATCCACACGCAAAACAATGAATTTTGACCCCAGATTCACATCATGTATGCACATAGACtataaatggatcaaagatctaaaggTTAAGAgcgaaaactataaaaatcttagaagaaaacataggtgtaagTTTTCATTAATTAGGCAAGTGTTTCTTacatctgacaccaaaagcacaagcaaccaaagaaaaaatagataaattgggcttcatcaaaattaaaagctgttGTGCACCAATGGACAGTATCAAAAGAGTGAAAATCCTGCcaaaggaatgggagaaaatatttgcaaatcacatatctgacaagaatatatgaagaacccTTGCAGCTCAACAGCAAAAGGACAaagaacccaattttaaaaagtggaagggcggtctgaatagacatttctccaaagaagatatacaagggACCGAGGAGCACATTTAAAACttctcagcatcattagtcattaaggaaatgcagattaaacCCACAATGAgttactacttcacacccactgggatggctttaatcaataaaatgaatgatAGCAAGTGTTGGCGCAGATATGGAGCAATTGGATTTCTTATGTATTAttgatgagaatataaaatggaacaGTGGTTGGggaaacattttggcagttccccaaaatgttaaacatggagttaccctatgacccagtaattccacgcCCCAGTATCTaaggaaaacatatgttcactctaaaacttgtacaggaatgttcatagcagcattattcataatagccaaaaagtggaaacaacccaaatgtcccttagctgatgaatggataaacaaatctgGTACGTCCACatggtagaatattattcagtcataaaaagaatacAGTTCTGATATATGCCATgccgtggatgaaccttgaaaacatgctaagtgaaagaagcaagcctcaaaaggtcacatattgtatgattccatttatatgaaatgcccagcataggcaaatccacagggaCCAATGCAGATTAGTGTTTTCCAGGGtctggggaaaggggaggaatAGGGAGTCATCTCTAATGTttaaggagttttgttttttttttttaggcgaTAAAATTATATGGGAattagataatggtgatggttgtgcaATCTTGTGACTATACTAAGAAaacactgaattgcacactttaaaatggtatgtgcataaaaaaataataaaatggtatgtgcattatatctcagtaaaaatgATTAGAAACTTGTACtcttaaattttccatttattttcttgaacGTCTTTCTTTATCAATGTATATTAAGTTCTCTTGTTCTTTTGGagagctttattttctgttttgaattctAGTGGGCATGAATGCCAGTGATAGGCATTTTCACTAGGTCTTTCTTCATCATTGCACATAGTGTTCATACTGGTACATGCATCCCAGCAAAAAAGTGGCACAGATTTAGCATCGCATGGTCAGCCTGTCTGTACTGTGGTACTAATGGAGATCACCTGTTCTCCCACTCCAGGTGCCTTCAGGACAACGAGTGGAACTATACCAGAGCTGGTCAGGTCTTCACTATGCTCAGGGTGAGGTCTAGGAGTCATTAAGCGGGCTACAGATGGGCATTTCTGGGCCTTCAGGAAGGTCAAGAAGGTGGGGGCTGGGTGGCCTGGGAATGAGACTCCGGATCTGGGTCTTCTGATGTCCCAATTCCTTCCCTCCAGAACGAGGGCAAGATCCCAGAGGAGGCCTTCAAGCAAATCACCTAAAAGAAGCCTTGGATGTCCACGTCatcagtttctcttttctccaaccTAAGGCCATGCCCATGACTGGGGATGGAGGCCTGACTGACCAAGAAATCAAAATTACCTTGCAAGCCAGGTAACATAACCACCTGAAGGATCAGTTGTTCCACGTATTTTGCCCACACATGATTGctgtttattttcataataaagagTTATGTTGCACGTTGTGTGTTGTGTGTCCTGGATCGTTCTTCTCCTGCCCCAACCATGAGCCAGTGAGTCCAGGCCTAAAAGGCCCTGTCCTCTCCCCGACGTTATTCACCCTGGCAGTCCCCGGCAGGTACACAGGCTTGACTCCATAGGTAGTATGTCAATAAGTTCTGGTGAGAAGGTACACACACTGCTTCCAGGGATTGGCCTTTGGAAACAGTGTGACTCAGTCAGATGCTCTACCTGGAGGCCTGCAAAAGCAGGCATGTGACCTGGAACAATACGGGCTTTGCAAGGGCTGCCTACCGGCTAGTGAGGGccgtggaaggaaggaagatgaggaCTCACACATATTTACTTCTTATTCCTAatcatttgaatgcattcaaagGCATACTGTCAACAGTTTTATGACTTGCACACAAGTGAATGGGAAATGGGCCCTCCCACACCTCTCACCATGCTTGCATTTGTCTTCTCATCCAGCCACTGtactgcccctcccctctctgaagGTGCACTGTGGGAGGGATCTCACTTTAGCACCTGAGAGTGAGGGAGAGCCAGCCGGTTTGCCCAGTGCATTTCTCAGAGAGCTGACAAGGGTGCTCCGTGTCCATGTGCTTGAGGGGGTTCAGACATTTAGTTTCACTTCCAGACAAACAACAATAGCACGGAATCTCACATTATGGTCGGTTCTGTGGGACCTTTCTCAATGATCAGCAATTGGCAGTTCCGAATCGCAGGCAAGAGTTGAAAGGGACACGTGTGCAATTTATTTTCCACACTTCTGTAATGTTTGGACTTTAGACCACAAGCAGGCataattctctttctttaaagattttatttatttattcatgagagagagagagagaggcagaggcagaaggagaagcaggctctccacggagcagggagccaaacgccagactcgatcccgggaccctgggatcatgacctgagccgaaggcagacgcttaaccgactgagccacccaggcgtccctgacaGGCATAAATCTCGAAATTAAAATAGTAGCAGTACCAAGTTTCTCACTACCATCCTATATAAATGATGGCACTGGTGAGGTACCACCAGTTTACAAATTATGCCTCTATTGGCAGGTCTCACGTAAGTCATTTCCTACCACTCGCCACTTTTCAGTTCTTTATGTACATTTACACAAGGAATCCATACGGGGGTGTGTGAATTTCTTAGAAATATGAACTGAAGGAATAATTGCCATTACATAAGGAGTAATTCCATGCTATTCCATGCAGTGCCTCCGTGGTCAGAGACAAGTCTCAGCCTCGTCACCCAGAGAACCGAGCCTGCCTTGTGAGGAATAGAGGCAGTCTCCCATGTTAGCGAGCAGTTGCAGTGTCTGGCTCAGATTAGGCTCTCTGAGCTGAGTTCCCTCATGGCCAGGGACCATGGAACCCATTGCATGGCCCCTTACTGCCTCTCTCTACATCATTACATCTACATCATTAGGTTTCCACATCCTTGGCCTCCTTCCCTAGCTAGCTCAGATGCCATGGACTTCCAGTCACTCATTCTCCTGCCAATTCTGCCAATTCCCTTGGTCCCATGGTACACAGGCATCAAGTTTATGGACACCTCCAACCAGATGCCCTTCTCACAAAGGCTGCTACTGGGGATGGGTGGTGGACCCCTCCCCGTATCCCATCAGGACCCAGGAACCTCTGTGGGGAAGGAACCCCAGAAGCAGCTGCAGGAACTCCGGGAGGAGTGGCCTTGATGATGGCTTTTTCTATCTCCAACTAGCTTCTGTGCCTTTCCTAAAAATCTCTCTGACTCCAGTATTTTACTCTGTTCCCAACACTTTGTCCCAGATCTTGCTCTGAACTGAGGCCCTTATCCCTAGGATTCCTGCC
Proteins encoded in this window:
- the LOC118527349 gene encoding nuclear RNA export factor 2-like produces the protein MKDVQEDPQVRHTPYSTRRKKRRVKWQNEGHIHITVWRDKKTLKKMGENTKDGNPGSWFKITIPYGRQYDKAWLVNSIQSHCSVPFTPVDFHYVRNQARFFVQDVGTASALKDVSYKICDEENQKISIFVNPSTVPYSVRYKLEPEEMEQLKLTMNKRYDIFQQALDLQCLRFDPDLVGHDIDMILNRRNCMAATLQIIEENYPKLLSLNLSSNKLYGLDGLSDIVQMVPTVKILNLSKNELNLVWELNKMKGLDLEELWLEGNPLCDTFPDQSTYISAIMDCFPKLLRLDGQELSPPIIIDNDTPCLIKPCKESYKGSDAMKSLVMQFLQQYYLIYDSGDRQGLLDAYHDEACFSLAIPFNPEDPALSSLYKYFKKSRNMKKPKEPSLCVQPLKHRKHNIVRSLCVLPKTQHDRSSFLVDMWFQTETMLCFSVNGVFKEVEGKSQGSVRAFTRTFIVTPAGSSSLCIVNDELFVRDATPTETQSAFSNQEPTLTSSSMPTLSQEQQEMVHAFSTQSGMKLEWSEKCLQDNEWNYTRAGQVFTMLRNEGKIPEEAFKQIT